The genomic interval CACTGGTGTTAATCATTTATTTCTTACTGGTAatttcactccccttaaaaggaatgcatcttggaCCATCTGCACCATTGCATACACCAATGACCTTTCCATGCCGTGGGCAAACTCAAATACACTATGTCCACACATCCAATATCCATCATCTGAGGATCAGTGCCCATCACATCAGGGAGAGTGTAAATAGTCCCTGCATGTGGCACCCAGAGGCGCTCCTGTGGCATTGAACCGGGCTTTGTTAGTGGTGTCTTGTGTGCACGGGGTAAGTACCTGACTACAGTACTTCATGGGGACTTCTATCGGCTTAGAGTTGCCCCAGAATGACATGTTACTAGCAAAACACAGCCTTAAAATCATGTGGGTATgggatgttttttgtttaacaTAGCTAGATTTGTCCAAACGTGGTTCAGGAGCCTTGTAAATTTTCTACCTGTCAAGAAAGGTGCAGTGGGATCAATCTGGGGAACTACAGATCTAATTGTAGTTTCTTGGTACCGTGATCTCAGGATGCCGGGATATCATAGAGGTGTGTAGGTGTCATAGGCATAGGGGTCAATTGACTTGGGCTGCACTGGTGGGGTACCAGTGGAAAAGGGCATACGACTACACacaacaactttcattcacacCAGTCAGTTTCTTCTgcaacaccatgaaattataccacattttcttcatagtagttctttGGAGTGTTCTTCTCATACCACTTCACTGTTCTCTGTGACAAGAGCATGGCATCGTCTTGTTTTTCAACTCGAGTCTGGGCGGGGCATTCAGCCACACccaggctgccactgacagtacagtcactgtgatgagggtggcaacagctttcattttggcttctgtgtgagggtgcaaagtctatgggaggtcaaggttaggtgaggggtgctcgtggcagatGAGCAGatgtcagatgagtttttcacggacaaaggTTTTGGCACCGCccgacttccagtctactcagagtcacctatgtctcgaactaccttgacctgggattggtgaatccacgtcGACCTTTCAGCAATCTATACTGCTGTGGGAGTGGTTAGTTGAACCACGAACGGGCCTTCCCAGCGTGGCgaggaccaggacttcctttttaataCTTGAATCAGGATCTGGTTACCAGTCACCACCTCCTGTGAGGGAGACAAAGGGGAtaacggcagcttacatgtattttggacaagtttttctctcaacatttttaccatccactctgtgagtggatctgcctcacccttagtctcttgccatggttcaccttcccataggggaagttggaatggtcttccatgaactatctcaaaaggtgttaatcccgagctagttggtactatcctcatatatgttttgaccagtgataggcattctggccatgacttctttgtctcttccatggttttcttaagccttagttTTATTATACCATTCGTTCTCTCTACCAGTCTCGCGCTTTGCGGATGGTAcgaacagtgttttttttgacTTATTCCTAGGTATTTTGCCATGTGTTGTACTatgctgtttacaaaatgagctccattttcactccagatgattctggggatCCCATGTTCTGGGATTATGTGTTTACAGATGGCTTTAGCCACCGTCAATGCGTCTGGTGATTTTGCGGGGACCATTTCAGTccatttagagcacatgtgtcaaagtggcggcccaggggccaaatctggcccgtcgcatcattttgtgtggcccgggaaagtaaatgatcagtgccgactttctgttttaggatcaaattaaaatgatgactaaatgtatattaaatttcctgactttcccccttttaaatcaataagtgtaattttttaaacagttttttctgtgattttagttcaaaaataattttataaaatctaaaaatatattaaaaaaaagctaaaataaacattgttttggatctgtaaaaaactgaatattcagggcttttaatccagttcttttaatccatttattaaaaaaatatctaaatattatatctaaaatggtccggcccacatgaaatcgagttgacgttaacgcagcccacgaaccaacccgagtctgacacccctgatttagagaatcagtcaatcaagactaaacaatatttatactggttgcttctggataattcaatgaaatccatgtgtataatttcaactgggtaggtaccttttgggcattggcctcatttgggcctgaggttaccttgcacattatgtctgcaacaaattaaacagttcctacaaaaaaattaaagtaggtatttagacctgttggcACATGGAACACACACTGTACCATGTCCATCATCCCCACtgttgagacatgagactttccatggctcaattttgctaccatttggaataaattctttggtaagcacggtaggccttttGCTGTGTATaggccgtctgcagactgttctgcgccttcatgtatccatgcatctttttctttctgtggtgcaatgttttgcatatcaattaatactgttttggggattgactcattttgttgttgttgttgtgtatactgtgcagtaagtgtttgtgtTGCTTCTTTAGCTGCTGTATCTGCTCTAGCATTTCCTCTACTAATTCTGTTGATGCCTCTAGTACAGGCATGAGCAAACTGGTCCCtcagggccggtgtgggtgcagctttttgttccaaccgatatagcacagacagtttaaccaatgagattcctgcagaaaacaagaagcacctgactgcaatccactgatcgcacttgtaggacactggattggtgaaaaggtgccctctcaatgggttgaaatgaaaacttgcacccactgtggccctttgtgcaatagtttgcccacccccgcTCTAGTATGTGCCTTACATTTTCATACAGCTATGTGGCTGGGAAGTAGTACTGCATTAAGAAATTGTTTCAGCAGTTCAGCATGTTCTACTGATTTGCCTGTGGACGTTTTCATCCCTCTTCTATTCCATTGTGCAGCAAATACATGTAGAGTGGAGTGTGCATATTGGCTTTCTGTATAAATGGTCACCTTTTTACCTTCAAACAATGTGCATGCCTTTGTCAATGCTATAATTTCTGCAGCTTGACCTGAGAGATTAGATGGCAATTTTTCTGCACATAGGACTTTGTTGTCCGTTgttagatttattatggaatattctatatgtgttgtaagcattttttaataagtagtaaggctataaaccaggggtcaccaaactacggcccgcgggccggatccggcctgccggcacatttggaccggccctctgaacaataccagagacgctatcgttttttttttttttgttttttttgggatgcaggccgccggcacatttggaccggccctctgaacaataccagagacgctatcgctatttggttcattgcacccctgctgagcccacaaatcatcccagtgaagcgggccttcgcattgctcctttggtgacacgcgcggggagagtgtttgcctttgatgcatgcgggcattccaccgttgcatgcgtgagcagagtgttagcgagacatctggacgatcgcaggtgatgGAGGAGCCCTGGTACcgtcgctattgcgatgctattcaagcatataaaaactgtgcaacctgaacctgtttgagaacggaataatggcgaaaaggttagttaagagaaaaattgattcagaatgcagggtatttaacctgcagtggacaaacgattatttttttgttcaatgcaaagaaaaggctgtttgtctcatctgtcaagagacggtggcagtattcaaagaatacaatcttcgccggcactacgaatcccgtcacaaggacaagtacgatagcgtgcaaggccaaatacgagcagacaaactctcaaagctaaaagttggactattatctcagcagactacatttctacgccaagctcagctgaaccaggcatccgttcgggccagctttcgggttgctaaactgatagcaagcaacggtaagcctttcactgacggagagttttttaagaaatgtatggatgttgtcgtggaggaagtgtgtcccgagaagaaagatgcatttaatgccgtaagtctgtcagcgagtacaatcaccagacgcgttgaagaaatcgggaataatgtctatgcccagctgcagcagaagacgaaagaatttgactttttttcattagcactggatgaaagcacggacgtgcaagacacagcgcaactgctcatttttattcgtggagttagcgcaaattttgagatatgcgaggatctggcagccctccaaagtctcaaagggaccacaacgggagaggatatttttgacaaagtgtgccaaaccatggagaagttggacctggactggtcaaagctggctagcatcacgactgacggggctcctagcatggtgggcgaaactcgcggtttaataggacgcatgaaccgtgagttggaaaaaaggggtctcaccgccccgctacaagtccactgcctaattcaccagcaagcactgtgctgcaaagtgttgacgtgggattctgtaatgaaggttgtggtgtcgtgcataaacttcatcagggcaaagggacttaaacacaggcagttccaagaattcctgtctgaactggagtctacgcacggagatgtgctgtactacacagaggtccgatggctgagccggggcagagttttgaggcgtttttacgagcttctacccgaaattaacgcatttcttcatttaaaagacaaaacggtcccagagctgatcaacccagaatggaaatggcacctcgcatttttaacagacgtgacagaaatacttaaccgccttaacttgcagctacaaggcgaagggaaactcatttgcgacatgtattcacacataaaagcatttgaggtgaaattagcgctgcttttggaacaagtgaaaaagcacaactttatccatcttcctgctacccaaaacctgtcgacagagaacccagcggtcccgttcccagctgaaaagtgcgtggaagcactggaaatgctgaaggcggagttcggtgtgcgattcactgaactacatgttcatgcaaaagaaatccgtctttttcagaacccctttgttgccgacattgatgaagcccagccttcatatcagtttgagttggctgagttacagaactgtgatgttctgaaagacgcattcaagctcaacagtctcattgacttctatgcctccctcccaaacgacacatatccaaacatcaaaaaacacgcaatgaaaatgtcctcagtttttggcagcacgtatatctgcgagaaaaccttttctcgcatgaaactgctgaaaactccgatgagatcaagattgacagatgaacatttgcatcagtgcttgagactggctgtaactagaatggaacctgatattcaacttctcaccagccagatgcaggcccacagttcacactgatgaacagacataggtaagctcacttttctgatttgaatgagtcattctgagcataaacaaatataatcataataaaatctactgggataaaatccatctttacaaccatactggtagtgaaatgtattgtgctgtgtaggtgcggtttcacttagttcagtttctcaacctgcttcctttgtggttttcacagggaagttgatgagagagctgcaaacagcggtgtctacaagcctattggaacaaaaggattataaggaagaaacacaagaactttaggagactgctcatatgtgtcagagagattctgctctgacaactgagctgaacttttatctgttaagattgtgcatggcacaacagaaagttaatgttccatggcttttttttctatgaagaacccagagagagttatttagttcttatttatttcataaatagtgttatttatttcctgttttttatgtgaagaactcagagagggttatttagttattatttatttcattaatagtgttattatttgttttctgacttttttctgtaaagaacctggaaagggttatttggttatgtgtggctttctggaaaacaataaaaaaaaattaagctcccctacgatcgtcacactttttctgttacaaactgacaccggccccccatcagagaagggaaaagttatgtggccctcacaggaaaaagtttggggacccctgctataaaccaattcatgggaacatggactttttcctccacatcgtctcctcaaggccccacagctcgaggacacattgtttcggacgcttttcggcagaacacaacgggactgttttgacgggactccagcagcagatgaaaatacggatgctttgtttacattataatactgctttgtttacattataatcctgcttggtttactttagaatgctttgtttacattataatactgctttgtttacattataatcctgcttggtttaccttagactgctttgtttaccttataatgaaaatattatgcaaatcctcacaccgttgtttgggtgccttgttcaactttcaTGCTTACTACGgcaattctcacacagttgtttttctaaccatctagggtgttattgtactgattacataaacatgtttttcgagtgtcgcgattaaatacaatgattcagctACTAGAAgttagaatgccttgtggactaagacgacgtcacaaggtacctccttgcaagtgtaaccagttatgttgaaagatgttttccttttttaattaaatattactaataatgatttaaaaggttttaatcattattctaacattttggtccttcgagccggatttcttttgccgtgcacggacactccagatattgaactgcagcgcctggattccttatcggtgtgttgaccccggctactcgaagaaccaaaatgttagaataatgattaccgtaattactcgaatataacgcgcactcgaaaataacacgcaggtaattttgggccaaaaaaatctggaaaaacgcagtactcgaatatagtgcgcacctaaaatttcccgctgacgaaaatcagaaatcttacctttttttcttcgtttcacgattgttttgttcaaacaaatttattcattagaatccttcaaatgaagagttcctctctctctttgtctgtcctctcatacatctcttcgttgagaatcctatcaacatcgacgcttccttcatccacttcctcttcctcccacaacacatcatccgattggctttacgagatgacgtaaaatccgtgcgtcaaagtgagtttgacaatgcttttttcgatcgaaaatttgtaatttattttagttattgattataacactgaactgagagagggtgaactgagacgggtacgaggctagaggggggcagtggtggtctcggctttacgagatgacgtaaaatccgtgcgtcggcttcacgagatgacgtaaaatccgtgcgtcggctctacgagatgacgtaaaatccgtgcgtcaaagtgagtttgacaatgcttttttcgatcgaaaatttgtaatttattttattcaattcaatttcaattcaatttatttggcaagaaaaagcaccaggctaagggccatgtaacaagacacaaaaaaaaaaaaaaaaaaaaaattagttattgattataacacgcacccccaactattggaattaattatatagcaaaaatctgcgtgttatattcgagtaattacggtaaaaccttttaaatcattattagtaatatttaattaaaaaaggaaaacatctttcaacataactggttacacttgcaaggaggtaccttgtgacgtcgtcttagttgcatgctcattcaaattatacgcttAGGGAATGGATTGAAAAACACTGGGTAGATAGgcctacgggcacgcttgaacaatacgtaaatcaggcggtcCATGCTGAAGAGGtaatatggtggttaaaaggCGAAAAGAAATCCAAAATGGCCAATTGAATGTGTTACAGGGGGGCCAACCTGCGTTTTTTTACTATACGCTAGAGGTGTCAGATAACGCGCCGACGGGGTTGGGGAGCACCCTGATATCTACAGCTGCAGATTTGATTGAGACGCGGGAGAGTGTTGAAAATATAGACTCCCTCCATGTGCTGATGTGGTACAAGAGGTCTGAAGGGCCTGATGAAATCTATGAGAACAGATTAGCACAGGTCATGCCGTCTGAAATTAGATTGGATTACCTGTACACGGATGGTATTTCAACAGTTGTGGGGGGGGTTGAGTTGTCTTTGGGATATAGAAACCTTTTTCTTGAATGGGCAACTCCACACATTGTCTTATGCAAACCGTACAATCAGAGAAAAGAGGTGCTGCGTGACTTTATACAAACGGCCCGCGGGGCAACCGAttggagtacagacgctcccctacttacgaacgcaattggttccgagcgattgttcataagttgaatttgtttgtaagttgattcagtgctatattttgtattataattcatgtttaaggccgatataagtatattgaaggtttatataagtgcatttgtatgtttaaggcttgtataagtaacacgcattggtttgtactgaaaaaaaacatttaataaaatggagagaatatgtacagtactgtagagagagagagagagatttatgtattagaaactggccaaaagaagcgacctaatgacaattgcagttttcttctttttttcatcataaatgatgcggtagcactgtatggcatcattcaattgatttgcaaactttgtgcaacgttcaatatttgggtcctgctgctcgatctttctgtttataaatggtactgacggtcgaacgattcaatgcccgtgaaacgctcaccacactcacgcgcatcaagcttcgttattattgccactcgtttcaaatgaaatggcttgcctcttccttgcaactccctcaatagaagcctttagctttttaccaaccatattcaataatggatgcatgagatatttaatgatacaaatgaaaaaggttctttgcacactggagatacattcacgcacttccgcattgcaacgaagaagaaggtagatgctgggtgagctgagctctcacagcgccaggcgtcggtattagcggcggaaagaagtactactccgaaaaaggcgaaatacaaaattggacttgcgaacatttttggacttaaacgcaatttgcagacatgttcgtatgtaccgttgttcgtaagttgaatgttcgtaagtaggggagcgtctgtatattggACACAGGGCTTGAGTATAGCGAAATTACGGAGACATACAGAAAAGCGGTGTTTCAAACTATGGGCGTACGGGTGGGGATTTACCTTCAATGACTAGCACGATCAACAACGGGGACATACCTATTatcagaagaggaagaggagctgTTAGCAACAGTCCCTCCCGAGATATGGTCCAAAGGACCTTCTGATGTAGGACTAGTAAAGGGGGTGATACCGGTAATAATTAGACCAAAATCTGAACTCAGGCCCTGTGTCCGACAATATCCGTTAAAACCTGATGCTTTGGAAGGAATAAAACCTGTAATTGAAGATTTGTTAAAAGCgggggttattattgattgtgaGGATTCACCGTGCAACTCTCCAATTTTTCCAGTGAAAAAGGCGGCCCCTTCTGGGGGATGGAGAATGGTTCAGGATTTACAAGCGGTAAACTCTGCGGTAATTCAGCGCGCACCTTGTGTGCCAGACCCGCACACGCTTTTGAATAATTTGGATCCGGATGCggcattttttacagtaatcAACATAAGCAACGCTTTTTTCTCCATCCCATTAGATCGGGATAGTCAATTTTGGTTTGCCTTCAtgtttggaaggaaaaaatatacttttacgaGACTGCCACAGGGATACTGTGAAAGCCCCACGATATATTCACAGGTTATGAGTAGCAGTGTAGCTAGGTTCCAACCGCAGGGGGGAAGCCAAATTATTGTGTATGTGGATGATGTACTAATAGCTTCATCTAGTTTAGAAGCCTGTAGAGTAGACACTGTAGCCTTGATAGGACACCTGGCGGCAGAAGGCCACAAAATAAGCAGAAACAAATTGCAGCTTTGTAAAGAACAGGTAAAATATTTAGGATATAATCTGGTTAAAGGTGGAAAGAAAATTTTAGATGACAGAAAGAAGGTGGTCTTAGACGCATCTAAACCACtgactaaaaaacaaataatgtcatttttaggtctCACTAATTACTGTAGGACATGGATTCCAAATTACGCAGAGATTGTATCTCCCCTTGCTAAAATGATGaatgatgttttaaaaatgtcctcGGCTCTAAATTGGACAGCAGAGGCTGAGACGGCATTTTGTACGTTAAAGCAGATGCTAGTAACTAGTGGTACTTTAGCGTTACCTAATTATAACAAGCCTTTTGTGCAAAGGGTGGACTGTAAAGGGGAGTTCATGACGTCTGTGGTGACTCAGGAATTCGGGGGGAAAATGAGGCCTGTTGCATACTTTTCGTCCAGATAAGATAAGGTGGCCTGCGCGCTTCCTCACTGTGTGCGGGCGGTGGTGGCAGCTTCTATGGCGGTGGAGAGCAGCGCTAcaatagtgctttttcattctttaacccTTAGAGTTCCGCATGCAGTGGCGGCGTTATTgctacaaacaaacatgaaattttTGTCTCTGGCGAGACATTTGTCTTGCATAGCCATTCTGCTTTCGCAACCACATCTCACACTCGAGAGGTGTATTAAAATTAATCCAgctactttgttgccacttcctGGGGAGGGAGAGCAACATGATTGTCAAGCGATAGCCGAAGAGGCTACGAAGTGTAGGAAGGATTTAAAAGATCAACCACTGGACAGCGGTGAAGTCCTTTTTGTTGATGGTTCCGCTAATAAGgatgaaatggggaaaaactCGGACGGGGTATGCGGTTGTAACCGCGACTAAAGTCTTAAAAGCGGAACCATTGCCGTCCAATTACTCTGCGCAAGCGGCAGAGTTAATTGCATTGACGGAAGCATGCATCCTGATGAGCGACAAGGATGTTACAATTTATACAGATAGTCAATATGCATTTTCATCATGCCACGTTTTCGCTAGTTATTGGGCAAATAGGGGTATGATATCTTCTACGGGCAAAGCGGTGACACATGCTAAATTGTTGCAACGACTGATAGCTGCGGTTCAGCTCCCAAAACATATTGCTGTTTGTAAATGTGCAGCACACACTTCAAAAAATGATCAGGTTTCCTTGTGGAATGCCTTTTCTGATGTGGCGGCAAAGGAGGCTGCAAGGAAACCCTTTATTGGGATGATAGACTCGGTATATGACAAAAACATCTTATCAGATGATATTTTGGCAAAGATGCAGTTACAAAGCCCACAATCCGAATTCAAATTATGGATTGATAAAGGGGCGAAATTGCAAAATGGGGTTTATGCGAGCATTGAAGGCCAACCAATCTtaccaaaaaaattgtttagatgggcggccattttgagtcatggcaaAACGCATGTCTCCACGGCGGGAATGGTTGCTTTGGTGCAACGGCACTACAAAACGTATGGATTTAGTGTATATGCAAAATTTTTTTGCAGAGCATGTTTGACTTGTGCTCGGCATAACCCCCAAGGGGGGATACGGCCAAGACGTGGGCAATttccaaaagctacatatcc from Stigmatopora argus isolate UIUO_Sarg chromosome 2, RoL_Sarg_1.0, whole genome shotgun sequence carries:
- the LOC144088882 gene encoding general transcription factor II-I repeat domain-containing protein 2-like; this encodes MAKRLVKRKIDSECRVFNLQWTNDYFFVQCKEKAVCLICQETVAVFKEYNLRRHYESRHKDKYDSVQGQIRADKLSKLKVGLLSQQTTFLRQAQLNQASVRASFRVAKLIASNGKPFTDGEFFKKCMDVVVEEVCPEKKDAFNAVSLSASTITRRVEEIGNNVYAQLQQKTKEFDFFSLALDESTDVQDTAQLLIFIRGVSANFEICEDLAALQSLKGTTTGEDIFDKVCQTMEKLDLDWSKLASITTDGAPSMVGETRGLIGRMNRELEKRGLTAPLQVHCLIHQQALCCKVLTWDSVMKVVVSCINFIRAKGLKHRQFQEFLSELESTHGDVLYYTEVRWLSRGRVLRRFYELLPEINAFLHLKDKTVPELINPEWKWHLAFLTDVTEILNRLNLQLQGEGKLICDMYSHIKAFEVKLALLLEQVKKHNFIHLPATQNLSTENPAVPFPAEKCVEALEMLKAEFGVRFTELHVHAKEIRLFQNPFVADIDEAQPSYQFELAELQNCDVLKDAFKLNSLIDFYASLPNDTYPNIKKHAMKMSSVFGSTYICEKTFSRMKLLKTPMRSRLTDEHLHQCLRLAVTRMEPDIQLLTSQMQAHSSH